A genome region from Akkermansiaceae bacterium includes the following:
- a CDS encoding cytochrome c, producing the protein MDPTRDNPLIRIKAFFDGLGILTLFAVILVLVLGIGALFGWFRKGEEPEDAAGKIRYGITSEVQAAQNAFLSKEQIHAAVEGVAQTLSASKPLAIEKPEQMVPGSDTAKALADAPAVDTSAIDAPPADADAPIDPAQMEIGKTQYLVCGACHGQNGEGGPAGPPLAGSEWVTGPISNLITIQLRGLKGPITVAGKEYNFPAGMTPMAYQTDEQIAGVLTFIRNSFGNKASAVKPEQVAAMRGEVGKPQATAEELIKP; encoded by the coding sequence ATGGACCCCACCCGCGACAATCCCCTGATCCGAATCAAAGCCTTCTTCGACGGCTTGGGCATCCTCACGCTCTTCGCAGTCATCCTCGTGCTTGTCCTCGGGATCGGCGCGCTCTTCGGATGGTTCCGCAAAGGCGAGGAACCCGAGGATGCCGCCGGGAAAATTCGCTACGGCATCACCAGTGAGGTCCAGGCAGCCCAGAATGCGTTCCTCTCCAAGGAGCAGATCCACGCCGCCGTGGAAGGCGTCGCCCAAACCCTTTCCGCATCCAAGCCGCTCGCCATCGAAAAACCCGAGCAGATGGTTCCCGGCTCCGACACCGCGAAAGCTCTCGCCGACGCACCTGCCGTCGATACCTCCGCCATCGACGCGCCTCCCGCCGATGCCGATGCACCCATCGACCCCGCCCAGATGGAGATCGGGAAAACCCAATACCTTGTCTGCGGCGCATGCCATGGCCAGAACGGCGAAGGCGGCCCCGCCGGTCCGCCGCTTGCCGGTTCAGAGTGGGTCACCGGCCCGATCTCGAACCTCATCACCATCCAGCTCCGTGGCCTCAAGGGGCCCATCACCGTTGCCGGCAAGGAATACAATTTTCCCGCAGGCATGACCCCGATGGCCTACCAGACCGACGAGCAGATCGCCGGTGTTCTAACCTTCATCCGCAATAGCTTCGGCAACAAGGCCTCCGCCGTGAAGCCGGAGCAGGTCGCCGCGATGCGCGGTGAGGTCGGCAAGCCCCAGGCCACCGCCGAAGAACTCATCAAGCCGTAA